TGAACGACAAGGGCGTGCCGAGCGTTTCCAAGACGCTCAACTTTTTGGTGTGAGTGCGGGGGACGCGGGGGACAAGGGGACCCATGTGGCTGATGAAACTTGATTGGCATGGGGAAAACGGTGACTTACCACTTCGCTTGTATATTTTtctgtctcttttttttttaattcttcCACTTTGTACATATGGGTTCTGTCAGTGCATTTGGCGTCCACCATCATCATTCGGCCGTCTGCACTAGATTTGCCGGGGGAAAGGGAGCCCCCGCTACATATTCCGGGCAGCATTTGCACATGTTTTATAGATGACGCATGAATCATGCCCCCGTAATAGAATTTCCTGTTCGATTGAACCTACAACAGTGGCTGTGGTGTAGGACACCCGCCCGCCATGAGTCCATGACCGTGTTCACGCCTCGTGCGTCCCCAGACCACCGTTACCAGCCTCCAACTGTCAAGTTGCGAATGGATCATGGGTGTTGCTTTGCGCTTGAGAGCCGTCATGTCTGCTTTATAAAGTATGTGAATATCATGTGAACCTGATGCGTGCCCGAAAACCAGGCCATGTTGGGTTTTTACCATGCTGAATACTAAGCTCCACGTACCGAGACacacaccatggccatgccacGTAGCTCTTGTCATCAATGATATTTTATTCGTTTGCTCGTCTACCATCTGTCCCCAAGTCTCTGATGCGTCTCTATTGCTACGATTTAACATTAAAAGCCAACGGCGTCGCTGTTGTTTTCGACCCAAGTCCAATGCCATGACTCCTAGCAGAATCcattttttcccttctcaAAGCAAAGCTACACAAGGCAGATGCAGTCGACACAAAGTGCGTACACAGAGTGCCAAATGTTTAGGGTTTGCAGCGCCCCATGTAGCGCGGATACAGGCAACAATCTCGAACAGTGTGCTGCTTGCACAGCCAGGCGAGGAGACGCTCGAGACCAACGCCGTAACCGCCGTGCGGGGAGCTTCCATATCTGTTCCAATGCGGTTAGCAACTGTGCGCGCAATCCAACGCCATAAACGGCATCCTTCCGGCCGACTTACTTGCGCTGGTCGATATACCAGTAGTATGGCTCGGGGTCGAGGCCCTCGCGCTTGCACGCGGCAAGCAGCTCGTCGTAGTCGTCTATTCTCATGGAACCACCCACAATCTCACCGACGCCAGGCATGAGACAGTCGACACTCTCAGTCACTCTGTCATCCTCAGGGTCCCTCTTCATGTAGAAGGCTTTGATGTGCGCAGGGAAGTGGGTGATGAAAATGGgcttgttgatgatgtcggTCATCTTGCGCTCAGCGGCCTCGGCAATGTCGTCACCAAAGTTGTGCGGGTTGCCCTCCTCGTTGGGGATTTCGTGGTCAATGAGCCACTTAATAGCATCCGAGTACCTCATGCGCATAAAGGGTCGTTCAGGGACCTTGAATTCGGGGTTGAGCGTCTTGATGTATCCGGCAATCATGGGATCCTCCAGGACCAGCTCTAGGACACGGCAGATGAGGGTCTCAAGGTGGGTCAAAAGATCGTCAAAGTTGATAAAGTCGAGCTCGGCCTCGATGTGAGTGAACTCGGACAAATGTCTCCGGGTCAGGGACTTTTCAGCGCGGAAAGACTTCTCGATACAGTAGACGCTGCCCAAGGAAGGCAGGCAGGTCTCCAGATACAGCTGAGAGGATTGGGTGAGGAAAGCATCGGCTCCGTAGTAGTCAAACTTGAAGAGCGTGGAGCCGCCTTCGACCTGAGTCTGTACCAGCGCAGGAGGGCTGACCTTGCGGATCCTGGCTTCGTGGTATGCCCGGTTGAAGGCGTATTCCATTGCATCGCGGACAAGAAGGACCGATGAGGCGTTCTCTCCACGGAGGGTAAGGTGGCGGAGGTCGAGCAGAGTGGAATGCTCAGTAGAGGCCGTGACtctgttggtgatggcatCGTCACCGCCAACGGCTCTCCAGTGCTTGGGTATCTTGTAAAAGTCGGCGTGCAGTTCTCGGTTGAGAGGGGCGCGGGCTCCCGCGGGGACCTCGCGCATTTCACCAAAGATCTCCATCGAGGTCTCGCGGGTAAGGGTAAGAGCCTCATACGTCTTGGCAAGTTTGCCAGAGATGACCACCTGCATGAAGCCATAGCCATCACGCAGGGTGACAAACAAAACATCCTTTTGTTTTCTCTCGCGGTGGACGCGGCCGAACACGCGGACTCGGGTTCCTTTGCTatcggcatcgtcggccttgCGAAGCGCAATGTGGtcaccagcctcatcaaGTTTGATGGTGACGGGTTTGGGAAGGCTGGGATCCTCCTCGAGAacaatcttcttggcctcgtccagaACCTTGtggcgctcctcctcctccttcttgcgATGGATGGCGAGTTCCTGCTCGCGCgcagccttcttcttttgttgcTCAAAGTAGTTGACAACCTTTTTCATGGCAGACTTGGCTGCAGGCTTCCATTCTCGGGCGGCCTCATCGTCGGCGCTCTCAGATTTTCGTGTCAGGTACTGGGCCTGGGCGGGGTGTTGGAGATAGGCGAATTGAAGCGTCTTGAAGGGAGACTGCTCGGTGCCCTGCTGCGTGGGCTCGTCCTTGCCAATGTCCTCGTCAATATAGATGGTCGCCATGGTGAATGGTTTCTGCGTCTTGCGAGGAGTGTTTGGTCAATGGCGGAAGAGTGCTGCGTTTTTAGACACGGCGTGACATGAGTCACAGAAAAGTGTCAGAGATTGGGTGGTCTGATTGACGGATTGGAAAGTGGGATGTGACTGTGCGCTGTATCGGACCAGTCACCCCGCGGGTGGCTCAAGTGTGGCGGTG
The DNA window shown above is from Metarhizium brunneum chromosome 1, complete sequence and carries:
- the DED81 gene encoding Asparagine--tRNA ligase, cytoplasmic produces the protein MATIYIDEDIGKDEPTQQGTEQSPFKTLQFAYLQHPAQAQYLTRKSESADDEAAREWKPAAKSAMKKVVNYFEQQKKKAAREQELAIHRKKEEEERHKVLDEAKKIVLEEDPSLPKPVTIKLDEAGDHIALRKADDADSKGTRVRVFGRVHRERKQKDVLFVTLRDGYGFMQVVISGKLAKTYEALTLTRETSMEIFGEMREVPAGARAPLNRELHADFYKIPKHWRAVGGDDAITNRVTASTEHSTLLDLRHLTLRGENASSVLLVRDAMEYAFNRAYHEARIRKVSPPALVQTQVEGGSTLFKFDYYGADAFLTQSSQLYLETCLPSLGSVYCIEKSFRAEKSLTRRHLSEFTHIEAELDFINFDDLLTHLETLICRVLELVLEDPMIAGYIKTLNPEFKVPERPFMRMRYSDAIKWLIDHEIPNEEGNPHNFGDDIAEAAERKMTDIINKPIFITHFPAHIKAFYMKRDPEDDRVTESVDCLMPGVGEIVGGSMRIDDYDELLAACKREGLDPEPYYWYIDQRKYGSSPHGGYGVGLERLLAWLCKQHTVRDCCLYPRYMGRCKP